The Hymenobacter sp. GOD-10R genome includes a window with the following:
- a CDS encoding CotH kinase family protein, which produces MFNHISINRLTTLAVAFLCVATKAFAGDTITIPSNFYHVDAKQHIIVINKKVGDINADADELRTHLVLDKDYAFVNPTLLVNTASSYQVTLQNTVYTAYFTDLPIIHIDTENEIVDSPSVYANFLMSEASGAVMQSSLGIEIRGGYSQVYPKKSYKLSFWSDTKGDVSRDVSLLKMRTDNKWNLQALYNEPLRSNSKTSNELWQDIHQIYYKDKEPDAKNGIDMAYVEVFLNNEYKGLYALSERIDRKQLKLKKYNSGIIGELYKGNDWGGAVTFTSLPDFDNTSSTWGGFEYKHPEEKTDWTNLYNFVKFVENSSDQDFYNQYKTKFNLKNAVDYYIFLNLIRAVDNTGKNLYVAKYKTNEPYYYAPWDLDGTFGNNWFGGRDNVTNDILSNGFYKRLIKDNSPSGFNATLYQRWAELRATVITEDYILHKFKEKQDYLLNNNIYEREHLAWNSFSYDNTYADYTATWLKSRIAYLDGIFAQSSTVLKSGSSKQGAAVSIYPNPANDFLFVETEALPYELSIQDMNGRVVSKTMLNGTLNKIAINNLAKGLYMVTVKNSKTFRTQKLVIN; this is translated from the coding sequence ATGTTTAACCACATTTCTATCAATCGTTTAACAACGTTAGCCGTCGCTTTCCTTTGTGTAGCTACAAAGGCATTTGCAGGAGACACGATTACTATCCCATCTAACTTTTACCATGTTGATGCTAAACAGCATATCATCGTAATCAATAAGAAGGTTGGGGATATTAATGCAGATGCCGACGAACTAAGAACTCATCTTGTACTTGATAAAGATTATGCATTTGTTAACCCGACGCTCCTTGTAAATACAGCTTCGTCGTATCAAGTAACACTGCAAAATACAGTCTATACGGCTTATTTTACTGACTTACCAATTATTCATATTGACACAGAAAACGAAATAGTTGACTCGCCTAGCGTTTACGCTAATTTTTTAATGTCTGAAGCAAGTGGAGCTGTAATGCAATCCAGTTTAGGCATTGAAATCCGGGGTGGCTACTCGCAAGTTTATCCTAAGAAATCGTATAAGTTAAGCTTCTGGAGTGATACGAAGGGGGATGTCAGTAGAGATGTTAGCCTGTTAAAGATGCGGACCGATAATAAGTGGAATCTACAAGCCCTTTATAACGAACCACTTCGCTCTAATAGCAAAACTTCTAACGAGCTGTGGCAGGACATTCACCAGATATATTATAAGGATAAAGAGCCAGATGCCAAGAATGGAATCGATATGGCTTACGTAGAAGTTTTTCTGAATAATGAATACAAAGGGTTGTATGCTCTTAGTGAGAGAATCGATCGTAAGCAGCTAAAGCTAAAGAAATATAATAGCGGAATAATTGGAGAACTCTACAAAGGCAATGACTGGGGCGGAGCCGTTACATTTACCAGTCTACCTGATTTCGACAATACTAGCTCAACATGGGGTGGATTTGAATATAAGCACCCCGAAGAAAAAACCGATTGGACTAACTTATATAACTTTGTTAAGTTCGTTGAGAATAGCTCTGACCAAGATTTTTACAACCAGTATAAAACCAAGTTCAATCTTAAAAATGCTGTCGACTATTACATCTTCCTAAATTTAATTAGAGCAGTCGATAATACTGGTAAAAACCTTTATGTAGCTAAATATAAAACGAATGAGCCCTATTATTATGCTCCATGGGATCTAGATGGTACATTCGGTAATAATTGGTTCGGCGGCCGCGACAATGTCACGAACGACATCTTATCGAACGGATTTTACAAACGCTTAATCAAGGACAATTCACCTTCTGGATTCAATGCCACCTTATACCAACGGTGGGCAGAGTTGAGAGCTACTGTTATCACAGAAGATTACATTTTGCATAAGTTCAAAGAGAAGCAAGATTACCTTTTGAACAACAACATCTACGAGAGAGAACATCTTGCTTGGAACAGCTTTAGCTATGACAACACGTACGCAGACTACACTGCTACGTGGCTCAAAAGCCGAATCGCTTACCTAGATGGTATCTTTGCTCAGAGCTCTACAGTACTGAAAAGTGGAAGTAGCAAGCAAGGCGCCGCCGTAAGCATCTATCCTAATCCAGCAAACGATTTCTTGTTCGTAGAAACTGAAGCTTTGCCGTACGAGCTATCTATTCAAGATATGAACGGTAGAGTAGTGTCAAAGACCATGTTAAACGGCACTTTGAACAAAATTGCTATCAATAACCTAGCAAAAGGCTTGTATATGGTAACTGTGAAGAACAGCAAAACATTTAGAACGCAGAAGCTTGTCATTAACTAG